A genome region from Eurosta solidaginis isolate ZX-2024a chromosome 2, ASM4086904v1, whole genome shotgun sequence includes the following:
- the LOC137239951 gene encoding uncharacterized protein isoform X4 — translation MGKYNSVYQLLIQIVRIAVINIIKATTPAKEPVSCQRFSLDLEEDLQTLLEARAAPRVANVDQHESNVAVSGNAMNKIFEMEDENKSNNANTKKRIPYNFSTKASCNETIFECQQQRTSDESFMALEKICDKTASDPDSTLFKYIHSENKDMVKEDAKKRSADGNYFKIPCKQVPFPYWMVNMAFAFSPSITVTRWKKSMRVNRNISWSSVSSIAL, via the exons ATGGGGAAGTATAATTCGGTATACCAACtgttaatacaaattgtgcgcattgcggtgataaacatcat aaaggctacaacgcctgctaaagagccggtatcttgccaacgctttagcttggatttagaggaggatctacaaactttgctagaagcacgcgcagctcctcgtgtagcgaatgtggatcaacacgaaagtaacgttgctgttagcggaaatgcaatgaacaaaatatttgaaatggaggatgaaaataaatccaacaatgcaaacactaaaaagaggattccttataatttttcaactaagGCATCTTGTAACGAAACTATATTCGAATGCCAACAGCAACGTACGTCTGATGAAAGTTTTAtggctttggaaaaaatttgtgataaaacagcatccgatcctgacagcacactatttaagtacatacatagcgagaacaaggatatggttaaagaagatgctaaaaagcgcagcgccgatggaaactattttaaaatcccttgtaaacaag ttccatttccgtattggatggtaaatatggctttcgcattttctccatcaataactgtgacaaggtggaaaaaatctatgcgcgtaaatcgcaacatatcttggtcgagcgtttcttcaatagctctctag
- the LOC137239951 gene encoding uncharacterized protein isoform X1 has product MDKHIVDSSGKATISNDGATINKLLDKIITQRSVLKWYKLIWKRYFVTKTLEDYRALSAVVQQNITWIKATTPAKEPVSCQRFSLDLEEDLQTLLEARAAPRVANVDQHESNVAVSGNAMNKIFEMEDENKSNNANTKKRIPYNFSTKASCNETIFECQQQRTSDESFMALEKICDKTASDPDSTLFKYIHSENKDMVKEDAKKRSADGNYFKIPCKQVPFPYWMVNMAFAFSPSITVTRWKKSMRVNRNISWSSVSSIAL; this is encoded by the exons atggacaagcatattgttgattccagtggtaaggccacaatttcaaatgatggggcaaccattaataaactattggataaaataataacacaacgtagcgtgctcaagtggtataagcttatctggaaaagatatttcgtgacgaaaaccctggaagattaccgcgccttgtctgctgtggttcaacaaaatataacttggat aaaggctacaacgcctgctaaagagccggtatcttgccaacgctttagcttggatttagaggaggatctacaaactttgctagaagcacgcgcagctcctcgtgtagcgaatgtggatcaacacgaaagtaacgttgctgttagcggaaatgcaatgaacaaaatatttgaaatggaggatgaaaataaatccaacaatgcaaacactaaaaagaggattccttataatttttcaactaagGCATCTTGTAACGAAACTATATTCGAATGCCAACAGCAACGTACGTCTGATGAAAGTTTTAtggctttggaaaaaatttgtgataaaacagcatccgatcctgacagcacactatttaagtacatacatagcgagaacaaggatatggttaaagaagatgctaaaaagcgcagcgccgatggaaactattttaaaatcccttgtaaacaag ttccatttccgtattggatggtaaatatggctttcgcattttctccatcaataactgtgacaaggtggaaaaaatctatgcgcgtaaatcgcaacatatcttggtcgagcgtttcttcaatagctctctag
- the LOC137239951 gene encoding uncharacterized protein isoform X2 has protein sequence MDKHIVDSSGKATISNDGATINKLLDKIITQRSVLKWYKLIWKRYFVTKTLEDYRALSAVVQQNITWIKATTPAKEPVSCQRFSLDLEEDLQTLLEARAAPRVANVDQHESNVAVSGNAMNKIFEMEDENKSNNANTKKRIPYNFSTKASCNETIFECQQQRTSDESFMALEKICDKTASDPDSTLFKYIHSENKDMVKEDAKKRSADGNYFKIPCKQELQEIDEEAQSLQRLLHDLCVQEQHQLDNETPLKSIE, from the exons atggacaagcatattgttgattccagtggtaaggccacaatttcaaatgatggggcaaccattaataaactattggataaaataataacacaacgtagcgtgctcaagtggtataagcttatctggaaaagatatttcgtgacgaaaaccctggaagattaccgcgccttgtctgctgtggttcaacaaaatataacttggat aaaggctacaacgcctgctaaagagccggtatcttgccaacgctttagcttggatttagaggaggatctacaaactttgctagaagcacgcgcagctcctcgtgtagcgaatgtggatcaacacgaaagtaacgttgctgttagcggaaatgcaatgaacaaaatatttgaaatggaggatgaaaataaatccaacaatgcaaacactaaaaagaggattccttataatttttcaactaagGCATCTTGTAACGAAACTATATTCGAATGCCAACAGCAACGTACGTCTGATGAAAGTTTTAtggctttggaaaaaatttgtgataaaacagcatccgatcctgacagcacactatttaagtacatacatagcgagaacaaggatatggttaaagaagatgctaaaaagcgcagcgccgatggaaactattttaaaatcccttgtaaacaag AACTACAAGAAATAGATGAAGAAGCACAATCACTGCAACGTCTATTGCATGACTTATGCGTACAGGAGCAGCATCAATTGGATAATGAAACTCCTTTAAAAAGTATTGAGTAA
- the LOC137239951 gene encoding uncharacterized protein isoform X3, which yields MSGLEKFQANKAWRAKVKKLLVMQRKATTPAKEPVSCQRFSLDLEEDLQTLLEARAAPRVANVDQHESNVAVSGNAMNKIFEMEDENKSNNANTKKRIPYNFSTKASCNETIFECQQQRTSDESFMALEKICDKTASDPDSTLFKYIHSENKDMVKEDAKKRSADGNYFKIPCKQVPFPYWMVNMAFAFSPSITVTRWKKSMRVNRNISWSSVSSIAL from the exons atgtctggattggaaaaatttcaagcaaataaagcttggcgtgcaaaagtcaagaaattacttgtcatgcaacg aaaggctacaacgcctgctaaagagccggtatcttgccaacgctttagcttggatttagaggaggatctacaaactttgctagaagcacgcgcagctcctcgtgtagcgaatgtggatcaacacgaaagtaacgttgctgttagcggaaatgcaatgaacaaaatatttgaaatggaggatgaaaataaatccaacaatgcaaacactaaaaagaggattccttataatttttcaactaagGCATCTTGTAACGAAACTATATTCGAATGCCAACAGCAACGTACGTCTGATGAAAGTTTTAtggctttggaaaaaatttgtgataaaacagcatccgatcctgacagcacactatttaagtacatacatagcgagaacaaggatatggttaaagaagatgctaaaaagcgcagcgccgatggaaactattttaaaatcccttgtaaacaag ttccatttccgtattggatggtaaatatggctttcgcattttctccatcaataactgtgacaaggtggaaaaaatctatgcgcgtaaatcgcaacatatcttggtcgagcgtttcttcaatagctctctag